The proteins below are encoded in one region of Thermosulfurimonas marina:
- a CDS encoding NapC/NirT family cytochrome c produces MLLGLGLFCVGIFISRQGFFSRETVQELMAKADKAKVLRETAFLTSVILTVVLICMGAIVYSAYHYTESVNFCGKLCHRVMTPEFTAYQHSPHAHVKCVHCHIGPGASWFVKSKLSGMKEVVEYLTNTYPRPLPTPVHNLRPARETCEECHRPEYFVGYKLVIKEKRQTDKNNSKLYTVLLMKTGSGGMKGKAFGIHWHVSPEVKIYYKYTDPKRENIVEVVKIEKGKKTVFKGSEEAREGEVRLMDCMDCHNRPTHIFHSAEEALDLEFVSGAMPEDLPFVKKVTLEAITQNYPSRKEAKVKIAEYIRNYYQKNYPDLVKNSPEKIEQVIAAAQEAYLLNVFPEMKITWGTYTNFLSHDGCFRCHNEELESEDGEVISQDCSLCHNLLAEEEESPEILETLLGE; encoded by the coding sequence ATGCTTTTAGGTCTAGGGCTTTTTTGTGTGGGCATCTTTATCTCTCGCCAGGGGTTTTTCTCTCGGGAGACCGTTCAGGAATTGATGGCCAAGGCCGACAAGGCCAAGGTCCTGAGGGAGACGGCCTTTCTTACCTCGGTCATACTCACCGTGGTCCTCATTTGCATGGGGGCCATCGTTTACAGCGCTTACCACTACACGGAATCCGTGAATTTCTGCGGAAAACTCTGCCACCGGGTCATGACCCCCGAATTCACCGCTTATCAGCATTCCCCCCATGCCCATGTCAAGTGCGTGCACTGTCATATCGGTCCTGGGGCCAGCTGGTTTGTAAAGTCCAAGTTGAGCGGAATGAAAGAGGTCGTGGAATACCTCACTAATACCTATCCCCGGCCCCTTCCCACCCCGGTCCACAACCTCCGGCCGGCGCGAGAAACCTGTGAAGAGTGTCACCGTCCGGAATACTTTGTGGGTTATAAGCTGGTCATCAAAGAAAAGCGCCAGACCGACAAAAATAATAGCAAACTCTATACCGTGCTCCTTATGAAGACCGGAAGCGGTGGAATGAAGGGAAAGGCCTTCGGGATCCACTGGCACGTCTCTCCGGAGGTCAAGATCTACTACAAATATACGGACCCGAAGCGGGAAAATATCGTAGAAGTGGTCAAGATCGAAAAGGGTAAAAAGACGGTCTTTAAAGGGAGCGAAGAGGCCCGGGAAGGAGAGGTACGCCTCATGGACTGTATGGATTGTCACAATCGCCCTACCCACATCTTCCACTCCGCAGAAGAGGCCCTGGATCTCGAGTTCGTAAGCGGAGCCATGCCCGAAGACCTGCCTTTCGTAAAAAAGGTAACCCTGGAGGCTATCACCCAGAATTATCCTTCCCGCAAGGAGGCTAAGGTCAAGATCGCAGAATATATTCGCAACTATTATCAGAAAAACTATCCGGATCTAGTCAAAAATTCCCCAGAAAAGATAGAACAGGTTATTGCCGCGGCTCAGGAAGCCTATCTCCTCAATGTCTTTCCGGAAATGAAGATTACTTGGGGGACCTATACCAACTTCCTCAGCCATGACGGCTGTTTTCGCTGCCACAACGAGGAGCTGGAAAGCGAAGACGGCGAAGTTATCTCTCAGGATTGCTCCCTGTGCCACAATCTCTTGGCGGAAGAGGAGGAATCCCCGGAAATTCTGGAAACCCTTCTGGGAGAATAA
- a CDS encoding MerR family transcriptional regulator, with the protein MPKWLEKMVTEKDEPVFPIGVAAKILGVNPRTLKIYEQEGLVKPVKKGNKRYFSYNDIEWLKCLRSFIHEEGISLAGIKKLLELTPCWDIKNCPEEVRKNCTAYRDRTRPCWQLINSACKKMEKCETCEIYLRDKAHLLRKDPSR; encoded by the coding sequence ATGCCCAAGTGGTTGGAGAAAATGGTCACCGAAAAGGACGAGCCGGTCTTTCCCATTGGGGTGGCGGCTAAGATTCTGGGAGTGAACCCCCGGACTCTCAAAATTTACGAGCAGGAAGGCCTGGTCAAACCGGTAAAGAAGGGCAATAAACGCTATTTTTCTTATAACGATATTGAATGGCTCAAGTGCCTGCGTTCTTTCATCCATGAGGAAGGCATTAGTCTGGCGGGAATTAAGAAACTCCTAGAACTTACCCCCTGCTGGGATATCAAAAACTGCCCGGAAGAGGTGCGCAAAAATTGTACGGCTTATCGGGATCGCACCCGTCCCTGTTGGCAGCTAATCAATTCCGCCTGCAAAAAGATGGAAAAATGCGAAACCTGTGAGATCTATCTGAGAGACAAGGCCCATCTCCTCCGGAAAGACCCCTCTCGGTAG
- a CDS encoding cytochrome c3 family protein, producing the protein MRKWLVMLGMVGLILGTYGVGIGGCDKGPEVIKLPAPKMKHSTVVFPHWKHQEVLKGNCGECHHSRTADWKQVPYKEGMKIQECKTCHNKNHPNKKLNSVKKAMHTNCKGCHKEMKKAGKKTGPTKCTGCHKK; encoded by the coding sequence ATGCGTAAGTGGCTGGTAATGCTCGGAATGGTAGGTTTGATTCTTGGGACCTACGGAGTGGGTATCGGGGGCTGTGATAAGGGTCCGGAGGTTATCAAGCTCCCGGCCCCCAAGATGAAACACAGCACGGTGGTCTTCCCTCATTGGAAGCATCAGGAGGTCCTTAAGGGCAACTGCGGAGAGTGTCACCACAGCCGCACCGCGGACTGGAAGCAGGTGCCTTACAAAGAGGGGATGAAAATCCAGGAGTGCAAGACCTGCCACAACAAAAACCACCCCAACAAAAAGCTTAACTCCGTAAAGAAGGCCATGCACACCAACTGCAAGGGCTGCCACAAGGAGATGAAAAAGGCCGGAAAGAAGACCGGTCCTACCAAGTGCACCGGCTGCCATAAGAAGTAA
- the tatC gene encoding twin-arginine translocase subunit TatC — MLPRRDLPRLPLEVHLAELRRRLLVSLAFLFGLWVLLFSFFPRLTPVFLWPYRRALGDFSARMVFTTLPEAIMAALKATFFLALALMLPLLLYQGWAYISPGLFPEERRLGRRLLVISFFLMLAGGLAGYFVFLPALLHFFLSFGYAHFEANLRLQNYLSFMAKTLLVSVLLSEIPLLVALLTRVKIISRRVLSRRRWHLLGGLYLVALFLTPGDFLSQILLLLTLYLFLELGFLLARFL, encoded by the coding sequence ATGCTTCCCCGCAGGGATCTCCCTCGGCTACCCCTTGAGGTCCATCTCGCCGAACTGCGCCGGAGGCTTCTGGTCTCCTTGGCCTTTCTTTTCGGCCTCTGGGTCCTTCTCTTTTCTTTCTTCCCCCGCCTTACTCCCGTTTTCCTCTGGCCCTACCGGAGGGCCCTGGGAGATTTTTCGGCCCGCATGGTCTTTACCACCCTCCCTGAGGCCATCATGGCCGCCCTCAAGGCCACCTTCTTCTTGGCCCTGGCCCTAATGCTTCCCCTTCTCCTCTACCAGGGCTGGGCCTATATCTCTCCCGGGCTTTTTCCGGAAGAACGTCGTCTGGGCCGACGCCTTCTGGTGATCTCCTTTTTCCTGATGCTGGCCGGAGGCCTGGCCGGATATTTCGTCTTTCTCCCGGCCCTGCTACACTTTTTCCTCTCCTTCGGTTACGCCCACTTTGAGGCCAACCTCCGTCTCCAGAATTATCTCTCCTTCATGGCCAAGACCCTGCTGGTTTCCGTGCTCCTTTCCGAAATCCCCCTCCTGGTGGCCCTGCTTACCCGGGTAAAAATTATCTCCCGGCGAGTGCTTTCCCGCCGGCGCTGGCACCTCCTGGGAGGTCTTTACCTGGTGGCCCTCTTTCTTACTCCGGGAGATTTTCTTTCCCAGATTCTCCTTCTTCTTACCCTCTACCTCTTTTTAGAGCTGGGCTTTCTTTTGGCTAGATTCCTTTAA
- the tatB gene encoding Sec-independent protein translocase protein TatB, which translates to MFNIGFPELVTILVVALLVLGPEKLPEVGRAMARLVVEFRRATEELKRELGVDELEEAREEIRSLADPLKEPSAKEEKEDASPQGSPSATP; encoded by the coding sequence ATGTTTAATATTGGTTTCCCGGAACTGGTAACCATCCTGGTGGTGGCCCTTCTGGTCCTCGGCCCGGAGAAATTGCCGGAGGTGGGGCGGGCCATGGCCCGCCTGGTGGTGGAGTTCCGGCGGGCCACGGAGGAGCTCAAACGGGAGCTGGGAGTGGACGAACTGGAAGAGGCCCGGGAGGAAATCCGCAGCCTGGCCGATCCCCTAAAAGAGCCTTCGGCCAAAGAGGAAAAAGAGGATGCTTCCCCGCAGGGATCTCCCTCGGCTACCCCTTGA
- the alr gene encoding alanine racemase, which yields MGLLRFGKAGFSFWRLRVRLGGILKREAGPIRWSRWLEIDLGALRANLRALKGLLPPETALLPVVKSEAYGHGLVEVARVLAQEGVYGFGISEPEEAFRLRRAGLALPILLLSGFERHWLPEIVQLRLIPAVASVKMLEAVADFTRKKALSLEIHLKLETGMHRLGIAPQEVPRALEILKANPQLQVTGLMTHLAAAENPEDPLTREQIALFEELKRKILSQGLSGIRFFHLANSGGIIFLRGAGGNLVRPGLSLYGAYPSFRARAYVKLKPVMTLKARVLEVKEVPAGGAVGYGPLYRARKRERLALVPVGYDDGYPRALSNKGFAVLRGQRVPLRGAVSMRTLALGVSGLEPPVNPGEEVLLLGGPKEEVPADELAQLAGTISYELFCRLGKSLERRYRDV from the coding sequence ATAGGGCTTTTAAGATTTGGCAAGGCGGGCTTTTCCTTTTGGAGGCTCCGGGTTAGGTTAGGAGGGATCCTCAAAAGGGAGGCCGGTCCTATCCGCTGGTCGCGCTGGCTGGAAATTGATCTGGGGGCCCTGAGGGCCAACCTGCGGGCCTTAAAGGGGCTTCTTCCGCCGGAGACAGCCCTTCTCCCGGTGGTAAAGAGCGAGGCCTATGGACACGGTCTGGTGGAGGTAGCCCGGGTGTTGGCCCAGGAGGGGGTTTACGGCTTCGGGATCTCCGAGCCGGAAGAGGCCTTCCGCTTGAGACGGGCGGGGCTGGCCCTACCCATCCTCCTTCTTTCAGGCTTTGAAAGGCACTGGCTTCCCGAAATAGTCCAACTCCGGCTTATTCCGGCCGTGGCCTCCGTGAAAATGTTAGAGGCCGTAGCGGATTTCACCCGAAAGAAGGCCCTCTCCCTGGAGATCCATCTCAAGCTGGAGACCGGAATGCATCGCTTGGGGATCGCCCCGCAGGAGGTCCCCCGGGCCTTGGAGATCCTTAAGGCCAACCCCCAGCTCCAGGTGACCGGCCTCATGACCCATCTTGCCGCAGCCGAAAATCCCGAAGATCCCTTAACCCGAGAACAAATAGCCCTTTTCGAGGAATTAAAAAGAAAAATCCTCTCTCAGGGCCTTTCCGGGATCCGTTTTTTCCATCTGGCCAATTCGGGAGGGATTATCTTCCTGCGGGGGGCCGGGGGCAATCTGGTTCGCCCGGGACTTTCCCTTTACGGGGCCTATCCCTCCTTTCGGGCCCGGGCCTATGTAAAATTGAAACCGGTCATGACCCTGAAGGCCCGGGTGCTCGAGGTCAAGGAGGTCCCGGCCGGGGGGGCGGTGGGCTATGGTCCCCTTTACCGGGCCCGCAAGCGGGAAAGGCTGGCCCTAGTCCCGGTGGGCTACGACGACGGATACCCTCGGGCTTTGAGCAACAAGGGTTTTGCCGTCTTACGCGGTCAAAGGGTCCCCCTCCGGGGGGCGGTCTCTATGCGCACCCTGGCCCTAGGGGTCAGCGGTCTAGAGCCCCCGGTGAACCCGGGAGAAGAGGTCCTTCTCCTCGGAGGGCCGAAAGAGGAAGTCCCGGCCGACGAACTGGCCCAGCTGGCCGGAACCATCAGTTACGAGTTATTTTGCAGGCTGGGCAAAAGCCTCGAGAGGCGTTATCGAGATGTTTAA
- a CDS encoding ABC transporter ATP-binding protein, translating into MVKEPLLEVRDLWVEVEGKEVLKGVSLTIPKGETHALFGRNGSGKTTLLMTIMGFPTYRVKHGKIIFKGEDITQLPPYERARRGIGIMFQRPPTIRGVKLREMLKLCAKENGVKIEELAREFGFEAFLDRDVNRGFSGGELKKSELLQLLIQSPDLSLIDEPESGVDVENLQVIGRMIRKLLQKDTHRPRTKSGLIITHTGFILQYVPADLGYVMMDGQIYCQGNPQEIFEGIQKHGYEECISCLRRIEA; encoded by the coding sequence CTGGTGAAGGAGCCGCTTCTGGAGGTGCGGGATCTCTGGGTAGAGGTGGAGGGCAAGGAGGTCCTCAAGGGGGTGAGTCTGACCATTCCCAAGGGGGAGACCCACGCCCTTTTCGGACGCAATGGCTCGGGAAAGACCACCCTTCTCATGACCATTATGGGTTTTCCTACCTATCGGGTGAAACACGGAAAGATTATTTTTAAGGGCGAAGACATTACCCAACTTCCCCCCTACGAGAGGGCCCGGAGGGGCATCGGCATCATGTTTCAGCGCCCGCCCACCATCCGGGGGGTTAAGCTCCGGGAGATGCTCAAGCTCTGCGCCAAGGAAAACGGGGTCAAGATTGAGGAGTTGGCCCGGGAGTTCGGTTTCGAGGCCTTCCTGGATCGGGATGTTAATCGCGGCTTTTCCGGAGGGGAGCTCAAAAAGAGCGAGCTTCTCCAGCTTCTTATCCAGAGTCCGGACCTTTCCCTGATCGATGAGCCGGAATCCGGAGTGGATGTGGAGAACCTCCAGGTCATCGGACGCATGATCCGCAAACTCCTTCAGAAAGACACCCATCGCCCCCGCACCAAAAGCGGCCTCATCATCACCCATACGGGCTTTATTTTGCAGTATGTCCCGGCGGATCTGGGATATGTGATGATGGACGGACAGATTTACTGTCAGGGGAACCCTCAGGAGATCTTCGAGGGTATTCAGAAACACGGCTACGAGGAGTGTATATCATGTCTGAGAAGAATCGAAGCCTAG
- a CDS encoding SufB/SufD family protein, protein MSEKNRSLEPRIEEFRPAKEAQAPRSLEELSPEELARLREAGFDQEAPKEGEFLQADARVVQCRSLPEGLELLPVTEALKKYDWIGDYWWKAVPAEKDEYTKATAEDLDDGYFIRVLPGYRLVYPVTTCLYIRTPQVVQKVHNLIIVEEGAELNLITACTTHPGVRSGFHIGVSEFYVKRNGKLTFTMIHQWSEETHVRPRTGVIVEEGGTYISTYVTLHQVATIQAYPNCRLLGPGARATFGSVVIAPEGSLLDLGARVSLEAPGTRAEIISRSVSTGGESIARGHLIGQAPEIKAHLECQGLMLSDKGAIKAIPQLDAYYANVDMSHEAAVGKIAQEEIEYLMARGLSEEEATSLIVQGFLNVRIEGLPAELQKRIDRAVELARAGL, encoded by the coding sequence ATGTCTGAGAAGAATCGAAGCCTAGAGCCCAGAATAGAGGAATTTCGTCCGGCTAAAGAGGCCCAGGCCCCCCGCTCTCTGGAGGAGCTTTCTCCGGAGGAGCTAGCCCGTCTCCGGGAGGCCGGGTTTGACCAGGAGGCCCCCAAGGAGGGGGAGTTTCTTCAGGCGGATGCCCGGGTGGTCCAGTGCCGGAGTCTTCCCGAGGGACTGGAGCTCCTTCCGGTCACTGAGGCCCTCAAAAAATACGACTGGATTGGGGACTACTGGTGGAAGGCCGTCCCTGCGGAAAAGGACGAATACACCAAGGCCACGGCCGAAGACCTGGACGACGGGTATTTCATCCGGGTCCTTCCCGGATACCGCCTGGTCTACCCTGTAACCACCTGCCTTTACATCCGCACCCCTCAGGTAGTCCAGAAGGTGCACAATCTCATCATCGTGGAGGAGGGGGCGGAACTCAACCTCATTACCGCCTGTACCACCCACCCCGGGGTGCGCTCTGGCTTCCATATCGGGGTCTCGGAATTTTACGTCAAGCGCAACGGAAAGCTCACCTTCACCATGATCCATCAGTGGAGTGAGGAGACCCATGTGCGTCCGCGGACCGGGGTCATCGTAGAAGAAGGGGGCACTTACATTTCCACCTACGTAACCCTGCACCAGGTAGCCACTATTCAGGCCTATCCCAACTGTCGTCTCCTGGGGCCCGGGGCCCGAGCCACCTTCGGCTCGGTGGTTATCGCCCCTGAAGGAAGCCTCCTTGATCTGGGAGCCCGGGTCTCGCTTGAGGCCCCGGGGACTCGGGCGGAGATTATCTCCCGCAGTGTCTCCACCGGGGGGGAGTCTATTGCTCGGGGGCACCTTATCGGCCAGGCCCCGGAAATTAAGGCCCATCTCGAGTGCCAAGGGCTCATGCTTTCGGACAAAGGGGCCATCAAGGCCATTCCCCAGCTGGATGCCTATTACGCCAACGTGGATATGTCCCACGAGGCCGCGGTGGGAAAGATCGCCCAGGAGGAGATTGAGTACCTCATGGCCCGAGGGCTTTCCGAGGAGGAGGCCACCTCGCTTATCGTCCAGGGTTTTCTCAACGTGCGTATCGAGGGACTTCCGGCGGAACTTCAAAAGCGGATCGACCGGGCCGTGGAATTAGCTCGGGCCGGGCTATAA